Proteins encoded together in one Vigna angularis cultivar LongXiaoDou No.4 chromosome 5, ASM1680809v1, whole genome shotgun sequence window:
- the LOC108339624 gene encoding 50S ribosomal protein L12, chloroplastic, whose translation MASTTLTALTLRSLSYPTPSSYPTHLSAKPSLQFPNFFHRATTATRRARVVVSAVEAPEKITTLGDAIAGLTLEEAKTLVDFLQDKLGVSAASFAPVAAVAAPGGAAADAAPVVEEKTEFDVVIEEVPSNARIAVIKAVRALTSLALKEAKELIEGLPKKFKEGISKEEAEDAKKQLEEAGAKIAIV comes from the coding sequence ATGGCTTCGACAACTTTAACAGCCCTTACCCTTCGTTCTCTATCTTATCCAACACCCTCCTCTTACCCTACGCACCTCTCCGCCAAACCCTCCCTCCAATTCCCCAACTTCTTCCACCGCGCCACCACCGCCACGCGCCGGGCACGCGTCGTTGTGTCTGCCGTCGAAGCGCCGGAGAAAATCACGACTCTCGGCGACGCAATCGCCGGACTCACCCTGGAGGAGGCGAAGACTCTCGTGGACTTCCTCCAGGACAAGCTCGGGGTCTCCGCAGCGTCCTTCGCTCCCGTGGCTGCCGTCGCGGCTCCCGGAGGCGCCGCTGCGGATGCGGCGCCGGTGGTGGAAGAGAAGACGGAGTTCGACGTCGTGATCGAGGAGGTGCCGAGCAATGCGAGAATCGCCGTGATTAAGGCCGTGAGAGCGTTGACGAGCCTAGCGCTGAAGGAGGCGAAGGAGTTGATCGAAGGATTGCCGAAGAAGTTCAAGGAAGGGATTTCAAAGGAAGAAGCGGAAGATGCGAAGAAGCAACTCGAAGAAGCTGGTGCCAAGATTGCCATTGTTTAG
- the LOC108339570 gene encoding uncharacterized protein LOC108339570 — protein sequence MTRPFGVKGKKRKHSQSKQDSEEEHPQPPPKKAVAEESKESPPQAEPAPTEEDELSGIPIAPSEKESTKSNVIFILEKASLEVAKVGKTYQLLNSDDHANFLRKHNKNPGDYRPDITHQSLLSILDSPLNKAGRLRNVYIRTEKGVLIEVKPFVRIPRTFKRFAGVMLELLQKLSISAVGKREKLLRTIKNPVTQYLPVNSQKIGLSYSSDKLVDMDDYVSKISSDMDLVFVVGAMAHGKIETDYTEDYIAISGYPLSAAYCITRITGALERKWKIL from the exons ATGACACGACCTTTTGGTGTGAAGGGGAAGAAGCGCAAGCACTCCCAATCCAAACAGGACTCAGAAGAAGAACACCCGCAGCCGCCACCGAAGAAAGCTGTCGCGGAAGAGAGCAAAGAATCACCACCACAAGCAGAACCTGCACCAACAGAAGAGGATGAATTGAGCGGTATCCCAATTGCGCCCAGCGAGAAAGAAAGTACCAAATCCAATGTCATCTTCATTCTCGAAAAAGCTTCTCTTGAAGTCGCCAAAGTCGGCAAG ACATATCAGTTGTTGAATTCCGATGACCATGCCAATTTCCTTCGCAAACACAACAAGAATCCTGGAGATTATAGGCCGGACATTACTCATCAA TCTCTTCTATCTATTTTAGATAGTCCACTGAATAAAGCTGGAAGATTGCGAAATGTTTATATAAGAACGGAGAAAGGTGTTCTTATTGAGGTTAAGCCCTTTGTTCGAATTCCTAGAACCTTCAAACGTTTTGCTGGTGTTATGT TGGAACTGCTTCAAAAGCTGAGCATATCTGCTGTTGGCAAGCGCGAAAAACTCCTCCGAACAATAAAAAATCCTGTCACACAGTATTTGCCTGTCAACTCACAAAAAATAG GTCTATCATATAGTTCAGACAAGCTTGTAGATATGGATGACTATGTATCAAAGATTTCCAGCGATATGGACCTTGTTTTTGTG GTAGGAGCAATGGCCCATGGGAAGATTGAGACAGATTATACAGAAGATTACATAGCAA TTTCTGGGTACCCTCTAAGTGCTGCTTATTGTATTACAAGGATTACTGGTGCCCTTGAGAGAAAGTGGAAGATTTTGTGA
- the LOC108340653 gene encoding putative pentatricopeptide repeat-containing protein At5g59900, with the protein MKLRVVGAAVPVAATTTPCLHRLFSASKLDDENDGRFVSLLCDIVRGKQSWKVALNDASISSALRPHHVEQVLINTLDDSRLALRFFNFMGLHKNMNHSTASFAILVHALVHSRLFWPANSLLQTLLLRGSHPNYVFQHFLHSYKLCKLSSTLGFDLLVQSYVLSSRVFDAIVVVKLMLANALLPEVRTLSSLLNGLLRVRKFITVCELFDESVNAGVRPDPYTCSAVVRSLCELKDFFRAKEKILWMESNGFDLSIVTYNVFIHGLCKGDRVGEAVEVKRSLRAKGLKADVVTYCTLVLGFCRVQQFEAGIQLMDDMVQLGLAPSEAAVSGLVDGLRKQGKIEDAYELVVKVGRSGFVPNLFVYNALINSLYKGGDFDKAELLYKNMSLMNLHPNGITYSILIDSFCRRGRLDVARSYFDRMIEDGIRETVYAYNSLINGQCKFGDLSAAESLFTEMINKGVEPTATTFTSLISGYCKNLQLLKAFELYNEMIEKGITPNIYTFTALISGLCSTNKMAEASKLFYDLVKRKIKPTEVTYNVLIEGYCRDNNIDKAFELFEDMLQKGLVPDTYTYRPLISGLCSTGRVSEARNFIDVLHKQKVKLNEMCYSALLHGYCQEGRLMEALSASCEMIQRGINMDLVCHAVLIDGALKQPDRKTFFDLLKNMHDQGLRPDNVIYTSMIDAYSKEGSLKKAFECWDLMVTEECFPNVVTYTALMNGLCKAGEMDRAGILFKKMLAANVPPSSITYGCFLDNLTKEGYMNEAIGLHHAMLTGLLANTVTYNIIIRGFCRLGRFHEATEVLSEMTGNGIFPDCVTYSTLIYEYCRNGNVGAAVNLWDTMLKKGLKPDLVAYNLLIYGCCVNGELDKAFELHDDMLKRGMKPRQSLRELHKGEYKSPS; encoded by the coding sequence ATGAAGCTCCGAGTTGTTGGTGCGGCGGTCCCCGTCGCAGCCACCACCACCCCTTGTCTCCACAGACTCTTTTCCGCGTCCAAATTAGACGACGAAAACGATGGTCGTTTTGTATCACTTCTTTGCGACATCGTTCGAGGAAAGCAGAGTTGGAAGGTGGCTCTGAACGATGCTTCAATTTCATCGGCATTGAGACCCCATCATGTGGAACAAGTCTTGATCAACACCTTGGACGATTCCAGGTTAGCTTTGAGGTTCTTCAACTTTATGGGTCTGCACAAAAACATGAACCACTCGACAGCCTCCTTCGCCATCTTGGTCCACGCACTTGTTCACTCCAGACTCTTCTGGCCCGCTAATTCCCTCTTGCAAACCCTTCTCCTTCGTGGGTCCCACCCCAATTACGTTTTTCAACACTTTCTACACTCTTacaagctatgtaagctttcgtCCACTTTGGGTTTCGATTTGCTGGTTCAGAGTTACGTGCTAAGTTCACGAGTTTTTGATGCTATTGTCGTGGTGAAACTCATGCTTGCCAATGCTTTGTTGCCTGAGGTTAGAACCTTGAGTTCCCTCTTAAACGGGCTTTTGAGAGTTAGAAAATTTATAACGGTTTGCGAATTGTTTGATGAGTCTGTGAATGCGGGTGTTCGACCTGATCCTTATACTTGTTCCGCTGTGGTTCGGAGTCTCTGTGAATTGAAAGATTTTTTTAGAGCTAAGGAGAAGATTCTGTGGATGGAATCTAATGGGTTTGATTTGAGTATTGTAACTTACAATGTCTTCATTCATGGGCTGTGCAAGGGTGATAGAGTTGGGGAAGCTGTTGAGGTTAAAAGATCATTGAGGGCGAAGGGTTTGAAAGCTGATGTTGTTACATACTGTACACTAGTGCTTGGTTTTTGTAGGGTGCAACAATTTGAGGCTGGAATTCAGCTTATGGATGATATGGTTCAATTGGGGCTTGCTCCATCCGAAGCTGCTGTGTCGGGTTTAGTAGATGGATTGAGAAAGCAGGGAAAGATTGAGGATGCTTATGAGTTGGTAGTTAAGGTAGGGAGGTCTGGTTTTGTTCCgaatttgtttgtttataatGCATTGATCAATTCTTTGTACAAAGGTGGAGATTTCGATAAGGCAGAGTTGCTTTATAAGAATATGAGTTTGATGAACTTGCATCCCAATGGTATTACTTATTCCATTCTTATTGATTCCTTCTGCAGAAGGGGGAGGTTGGATGTCGCAAGATCTTATTTTGATAGAATGATAGAAGATGGTATAAGAGAAACTGTATATGCCTACAACTCTTTGATAAATGGCCAATGCAAGTTTGGGGATTTGAGTGCAGCCGAGTCCCTGTTTACTGAGATGATCAATAAAGGGGTGGAGCCAACTGCCACAACTTTTACGTCATTGATTAGTGGTTATTGTAAAAACCTACAACTACTAAAAGCATTTGAGTTATATAATGAGATGATCGAGAAAGGAATTACTCCAAACATTTATACCTTCACAGCACTTATTTCTGGGCTTTGCAGCACAAATAAGATGGCTGAAGCATCCAAACTTTTTTATGATTTGGttaaaaggaaaatcaagccaacTGAGGTGACATATAATGTGTTGATTGAAGGGTATTGTAGGGATAACAACATTGATAAAGCCTTTGAATTGTTTGAAGACATGCTTCAAAAGGGCCTTGTTCCTGACACATATACCTATAGACCTCTTATCAGTGGCCTTTGCTCAACTGGTAGGGTTTCTGAAGCTAGAAATTTTATTGATGTTCTCCACAAGCAGAAAGTAAAGTTAAATGAGATGTGCTATAGTGCACTTCTTCATGGTTATTGCCAGGAAGGAAGATTGATGGAGGCACTGAGTGCTTCTTGTGAAATGATTCAAAGAGGAATCAACATGGATCTGGTTTGCCATGCTGTTCTTATTGACGGTGCTCTAAAGCAGCCAGACAGGAAAACGTTTTTTGATCTCTTAAAAAACATGCATGATCAAGGATTGAGACCTGATAATGTAATATATACAAGTATGATAGATGCATACAGCAAAGAAGGATCTCTGAAGAAAGCTTTTGAATGCTGGGATTTGATGGTTACTGAGGAATGCTTTCCTAATGTCGTGACTTATACCGCTTTGATGAATGGTTTATGCAAAGCAGGAGAAATGGACAGAGCAGgtattctttttaaaaagatGCTGGCTGCAAATGTCCCTCCCAGTTCAATCACGTATGGCTGTTTTCTTGACAATCTTACGAAGGAGGGATATATGAACGAAGCTATAGGCCTTCACCATGCAATGCTTACAGGGCTTTTAGCTAACACTGTAACATACAACATTATTATCCGGGGCTTCTGTAGACTGGGTAGATTTCATGAAGCCACTGAAGTTCTTTCTGAAATGACTGGAAATGGTATTTTCCCTGACTGTGTTACCTATTCAACATTAATTTATGAGTATTGCAGAAATGGCAATGTAGGGGCAGCTGTTAACTTATGGGATACCATGTTAAAGAAAGGTCTCAAACCAGATTTGGTTGCATACAACTTGCTAATATATGGCTGTTGTGTTAATGGAGAGCTCGACAAGGCATTTGAATTGCATGATGATATGTTGAAGAGAGGGATGAAGCCAAGACAAAGTTTACGAGAATTGCATAAGGGTGAATATAAGAGCCCCAGCTAA
- the LOC108340199 gene encoding peptidyl-prolyl cis-trans isomerase 1: MPNPKVFFDMTIGGQPAGRIVFELYADTVPRTAENFRALCTGEKGVGRSGKPLHYKGSIFHRVIPNFMCQGGDFTAGNGTGGESIYGEKFADENFVKKHTGPGILSMANAGPGTNGSQFFVCTTKTEWLDGKHVVFGQVVEGLNVVKDIEKVGSSSGKTSRPVAIADCGQLS, from the coding sequence ATGCCGAACCCTAAGGTCTTCTTCGACATGACCATCGGCGGCCAACCCGCTGGCAGGATCGTGTTTGAGCTCTATGCCGACACCGTTCCCCGCACCGCCGAGAACTTCCGCGCTCTCTGCACCGGTGAGAAGGGAGTCGGTAGGAGCGGCAAGCCGCTCCACTACAAGGGCTCGATCTTCCACCGTGTGATCCCGAACTTCATGTGCCAAGGCGGCGACTTCACCGCCGGAAACGGAACTGGCGGCGAGTCGATCTACGGCGAAAAGTTCGCCGACGAGAACTTCGTGAAGAAGCACACCGGTCCCGGCATTCTCTCCATGGCGAACGCCGGTCCTGGAACCAACGGATCTCAGTTCTTCGTCTGCACAACGAAGACGGAGTGGCTCGACGGCAAGCACGTGGTGTTCGGACAGGTCGTCGAGGGACTGAACGTGGTGAAGGACATCGAGAAGGTCGGATCCAGCTCCGGCAAGACCTCGAGGCCGGTCGCCATCGCTGACTGTGGTCAACTCTCCTAG
- the LOC108339998 gene encoding thioredoxin-like protein YLS8, with amino-acid sequence MSYLLPHLHSGWAVDQCILSEEERVVVIRFGHDWDDTCIQMDEVLASVAEKIKNFAVIYVVDISEVPDFNTMYELYDPCTVMFFFRNKHIMIDLGTGNNNKINWALKDKQEFIDIVETVYRGARKGRGLVISPKDYSTKYRY; translated from the exons ATGTCATACTTGTTACCACATTTGCACTCTGGTTGGGCCGTTGATCAGTGTATTCTCTCAGAAGAAGAACGAGTTGTCGTCATTCGCTTCGGCCACGATTGGGATGACACCTGCATTCAG ATGGATGAAGTGCTGGCATCGGTTGctgaaaagattaaaaatttcGCTGTGATTTATGTTGTGGATATCAGCGAGGTGCCTGATTTCAACACCATGTACGAGTTGTATGATCCATGCACTGTTATGTTCTTTTTTAGGAACAAACATATCATGATAGACCTTGGAACCGGaaacaacaataaaatcaaCTGGGCTCTCAAAGACAAGCAAGAGTTCATAGATATTGTCGAAACAGTCTACCGTGGAGCAAGGAAGGGACGCGGTCTTGTCATTTCTCCTAAAGATTACTCTACCAAGTATCGCTACTGA
- the LOC108338912 gene encoding uncharacterized protein LOC108338912, protein MTFFVGGSDVEICHSSIPVRKKSKEEMLRRALRQCYSLHRPTVPRHYRRFCSSSSSETTATTISIDRSTLYNPPEHAHHPTSDSELVKHLKGIIKFRGGPISLGEYMSEVLTNPKAGYYINRDVFGAEGDFITSPEVSQMFGEMVGVWVMCLWQQMGQPQRINLVELGPGRGTLMADLLRGASKFKNFIESLHVHLVECSPALQKLQHQNLKCVEEENGSQDTDVRTARSLFGTPVSWHAMLEQIPSGLPTIIIAHEFFDALPVHQFQKASRGWCEKMVDVAEDSSFRFVLSPQPTPATLYLLKRLKWAAPEEFPELNQIEICPQAMELTQTIVDRISSDGGGALIIDYGMNGVISNSLQAIRKHKFVNLLDNPGSADLSAYVDFASIRHSAEEASGEVCVHGPITQSQFLGSLGINFRVEALLQNCTEEQAETLRTGYWRLVGDGEAPFWEGPDEDVPIGMGTRYQAMAIVNKNHGVPVPFQ, encoded by the exons ATGACTTTCTTTGTTGGTGGTTCAGACGTTGAGATCTGCCATT CTTCGATTCCTGTAaggaaaaaaagtaaagaagaaaTGCTGAGAAGAGCGTTGCGGCAATGTTACTCACTTCATCGCCCCACGGTGCCACGACACTATCGAAGGttctgttcttcttcttcttcagagaCCACTGCCACCACAATATCCATTGACCGTTCTACCCTTTACAATCCACCTG AGCATGCTCACCACCCAACTTCTGATTCCGAGCTCGTCAAGCACCTCAAAGGCATCATCAAG TTTCGTGGAGGGCCTATTTCCCTTGGTGAGTACATGTCCGAAGTTTTGACAAATCCTAAAGCTGGGTACTACATCAATCGGGATGTTTTTGGAGCAGAGGGTGACTTTATCACCTCTCCCGAAGTTAGCCAGATGTTTGGTGAG ATGGTTGGTGTCTGGGTGATGTGTCTTTGGCAGCAAATGGGCCAACCTCAGAGAATAAATCTAGTTGAGCTTGGCCCCGGACGAGGAACTCTCATGGCCGATCTCCTTCGC gGTGCTTCAAAGTTTAAGAACTTCATTGAGTCATTGCATGTGCACTTGGTGGAATGTAGTCCAGCACTGCAGAAGCTTCAGCACCAGAACTTGAAATGCGTTGAGGAAGAGAATGGTTCTCAAGATACTGATGTAAGAACTGCCAGGTCTTTGTTTGGTACTCCTGTATCGTGGCATGCAATGCTGGAGCAGATTCCATCAGGAT TGCCAACAATTATAATTGCGCATGAGTTCTTTGATGCCCTTCCAGTCCATCAGTTTCAG AAAGCATCTCGAGGCTGGTGTGAGAAAATGGTTGATGTGGCAGAAGATTCATC GTTTCGTTTTGTTCTTTCTCCACAGCCAACACCTGCTACTCTCTATCTATTAAAGCGGTTGAAATGGGCTGCACCCGAGGAATTTCCCGAGCTCAATCAAATTGAGATTTGTCCCCAAGCCATGGAGTTGACCCAAACCATTGTTGACAGGATAAGTTCTGATGGTGGAGGAGCTCTAATCATTGACTATGGCATGAACGGAGTAATCTCGAACAGTCTCCAG GCAATTCGGAAACACAAGTTTGTGAACCTTCTAGACAATCCTGGATCAGCCGATCTCAGTGCATATGTTGATTTTGCTTCCATTAGGCATTCTGCAGAGGAAGCTTCGG GAGAAGTGTGTGTTCACGGGCCAATTACTCAATCTCAGTTTCTTGGTTCTCTTGGAATAAATTTTCGTGTTGAGGCACTCCTTCAGAACTGCACGGAGGAACAGGCTGAAACCTTGCGAACAGGTTACTGGAGACTTGTTGGTGATGGTGAAGCTCCCTTTTGGGAAGGACCCGATGAAGATGTTCCGATTGGTATGGGTACTCGCTACCAGGCAATGGCTATAGTCAACAAGAACCACGGTGTTCCTGTTCCTTTTCAGTAA
- the LOC108339588 gene encoding uncharacterized protein LOC108339588 — protein MELTWLSAILVGAGYLALGYFIGSQYPPRFIFSRKLLTKDNDATLFNDTNNKRNSKSKLKDPLQIEQLADILDDFKMILVVRNDLKMGKGKIAAQCSHATLGLYKKLLHRAPKALNRWEMSAQPKVVVKIESEEDMLAMQERAKSLKLPTHITIDAGRTQIAPNSRTVMAILGPVEVVDEVTGGLKLL, from the exons ATGGAACTGACATGGTTGAGTGCCATTCTGGTGGGAGCTGGTTATCTTGCTTTGGGTTACTTCATTGGTTCTCAGTATCCTCCTCGTTTCATTTTCTCACGTAAATTATTGACGAAAGACAACGATGCTACACTTTTCAACGATACCAACAATAAGAGAAATAGTAAGTCCAAACTCAAAGACCCTCTTCAGATTGAACAACTAGCTGACATTCTCGATGATTTTAAGATG ATTCTCGTTGTCAGAAATGATCTTAAAATGGGCAAAGGGAAGATTGCTGCTCAGTGCAG TCATGCAACGTTGGGTCTCTATAAAAAGCTCCTTCATCGAGCACCAAAGGCGTTGAATAG GTGGGAGATGTCTGCGCAGCCAAAGGTTGTTGTCAAAATTGAAAGTGAAGAAGATATGCTTGCTATGCAG GAAAGGGCTAAATCTCTGAAGTTACCCACCCATATCACAATTGATGCTGGGAGAACACAGATTGCACCAA ATTCCAGAACAGTGATGGCAATTCTTG GACCCGTTGAGGTAGTAGATGAGGTAACAGGTGGACTTAAACTACTATAG
- the LOC108340790 gene encoding protein ELC-like, which produces MVQPAMTQFLNSVLSQRGPSAVPYSEDTKWLIRQHLVALTSTFPSLEPKTAAFTHNDGRSVNLLQADGTIPMSFQGVTYNIPVVIWLMESYPRHPPCVYVNPTRDMVIKRPHPHVNPSGLVSVPYLQNWTYPSSNLVGLVLNLSHHFGRDPPLYSQRRPNPNPNPNPNPNPNPNPHPHPHPSFGNSSSNLSSNSSSSSGYPHAQPPARPYPPSPYPAPASRVQSTEDPSEVFKRNAINKLVEMVHGDVSALRKTREGEMEGLFNLQGVLKQREETLNKGLKEMQEEMEALEQQLQIVLMNTDVLEGWLRDNQGKKLGGLDNPEDAFECVDVLSKQMLDCTAADLAIEDTLYALDKSLQVGSVPFDQYLRSVRALSREQFFHRATTAKVRAAQLQTQVANMAARNHHYGS; this is translated from the coding sequence ATGGTCCAACCGGCGATGACGCAGTTCCTCAACTCCGTTCTCTCTCAGCGCGGCCCCTCCGCCGTCCCTTACTCCGAGGACACCAAGTGGCTCATCCGCCAGCACCTCGTCGCGCTAACATCTACCTTCCCTTCGCTCGAGCCCAAAACGGCCGCCTTCACGCATAACGACGGTCGTTCCGTCAACCTCCTTCAGGCCGACGGCACCATCCCCATGTCGTTTCAAGGTGTCACCTACAACATCCCCGTCGTCATCTGGCTCATGGAGTCCTACCCTCGTCACCCGCCCTGCGTCTATGTGAATCCCACGCGCGACATGGTCATCAAACGCCCCCACCCTCATGTTAACCCTTCTGGTTTGGTTTCCGTTCCTTACTTGCAGAATTGGACCTACCCTAGTTCCAACCTTGTCGGTCTCGTTCTCAATCTCAGCCACCACTTCGGTCGCGACCCTCCCCTCTATTCCCAACGCAGACCTAACCCTAACCCGAACCCTAATCCCAACCCCAATCCTAATCCAAATCCTCACCCTCACCCCCATCCCAGTTTCGGAAACTCTTCCTCCAATTTATCTTctaactcttcttcttcatctggCTACCCCCACGCTCAACCCCCCGCTAGGCCTTACCCTCCTTCCCCTTACCCTGCTCCCGCTTCTAGGGTTCAGTCCACTGAGGATCCTTCTGAGGTTTTCAAGCGGAACGCGATTAACAAGCTTGTGGAGATGGTTCATGGGGATGTTTCCGCGTTGAGGAAGACCAGGGAGGGTGAGATGGAGGGGCTGTTTAATTTGCAGGGCGTGTTAAAGCAGCGGGAGGAGACTCTCAACAAGGGGTTGAAGGAGATGCAGGAGGAGATGGAGGCGCTGGAGCAGCAGTTGCAGATTGTGTTGATGAACACTGATGTTTTGGAGGGGTGGTTGAGGGATAACCAGGGGAAGAAGCTGGGTGGTTTGGACAATCCTGAGGATGCTTTTGAGTGTGTGGATGTACTGTCCAAGCAGATGCTTGACTGCACTGCTGCTGATTTGGCTATCGAGGACACGCTTTATGCGTTGGATAAGTCTCTTCAAGTGGGATCTGTGCCGTTTGATCAGTATTTGAGGAGTGTGAGGGCGTTATCCAGGGAACAGTTCTTTCACCGCGCCACCACAGCGAAAGTTAGAGCGGCCCAGTTGCAAACTCAGGTTGCCAATATGGCTGCTCGGAATCACCATTATGGTAGCTGA